In Sus scrofa isolate TJ Tabasco breed Duroc chromosome 12, Sscrofa11.1, whole genome shotgun sequence, the DNA window tcggattcgttaaccactgcgccatgacgggaactcccaggcttccttttcttttgacAGCTAAGTAATATCTCATTGCAGGGGCTTAGCACATACACAGCTTTCCTTGTCCACTCAACAATGGATGGACACTGAGTACCagtttggtattttttatttttttccttttttttaggttgcacccgcagcatatgaaggttcccaggctaggaggccagtcggagctacagctgccggcctccgccacaggcacagcaacgccggatcccagctgtgtctgcgacccacaccacagctcacagcaacgccggatcctcaacccaccgagggaggccaaggatcgagcccacatcctcatggatcctagttgcgtTCGTTAACCGCTCAGCCATGAAGGAATgcctattattttttatatttttctcccccccaccttttagctttttctcctcttttaaatttgctttattattatgtattattatttttggctgcacccatggcacatgatagttcctgggccagggtcaaattTGAGGAGCAGCTgagggaacgccagatccttaacccactgcattgggccagggatcaaacctacacctctgcagtgacctgagctgctgccgtcggatccttaacccaccgtgccaaagtgggaactccatttttttttttttttttttttgtctttttgccttttctagggccgcatccatggcatatggaggttcccaggctaggggtcgagttggagctgtagccaccggcctacaccagagccacagcaacatgggatccgagccgcgtctgtgacctacaccacagctcacggcaacgccggatccttaacccactgagcaaggccagggatcaaacctgtaacctcatggttcctagtcagattcgttaaccattgagccatgacgggaactccctgttatttttaattttaataatccaAGTCATGTCTGATTCAAGTCATGCAgctaggaggagttcctgctgtggcggagcagaaacaaatccgactattatccgtgagcatgtgggttcgatccctggccttgctcagtgggttaaggatctggtgttgccctgatggtgaggtcacagacacggcttggatctggcgttgctgtggctgtggtgtaggctggcaactgcagctccaatttgatccctagcctgggaaccttcatatgctacgggtgtggccctaaaatgaagaaaaaaaaaaagttatgcatCTATACTTTCTCCAAGCAAAAGAGCAAACAGTGCAGACACAAACTATAAAAGCGCCCACGCTTCTTCAGTCTTACCCTTCTCCCCAGAAGTGGCTGGTGACAATTTGCTCTGTATCTTTCTGGTCATGTATGTGTTGGATTTTTTCACCTCACTTTCTATCACACTTTGGGCTCCCTAGGCCGTGGCTCCCCTCCCTTGTCCTAGGCCATCTGTGTATCATCCGGGTACGGTGGGCCCCAAGGTTGATCAATTCAGTGGCCCCTGGGGATTATTAGAAAGCTCTGTAAAGGGACTTTCCCCTGTCTCTGAACATCCACCTTCAGGTGTAGACGGGACGGTGAGTGGCTGGGAGGAGGCCAAAATCAACAGCTCCAACCCACTGCGCTATGACCGCCAGAGCGGGCAATTTTTGGTCACCCGGGCAGGGCTGTACTACCTGTACTGTCAGGTAAGCCCCACCTGGCTCCGCGGGTGAAGCAGGAACAGGGAGAAGGGTtgctggggggggtggggggggcaagttaaaagtggggaagggggaggtttGTGCTGGGAAGGATGCCGGGCCTCTTGGGAAACCTGAGACAGGGTCAAGGGCAAGCAGAGGCCTGgactccgcccccgcccccccaggtgCACTTTGATGAGGGGAAGGCCGTCTACCTGAAGCTGGACTTGCTGGTGGACGACACGCTGGCCCTGCGCTGCCTGGAGGAGTTCTCGGCCACGGCGGCGAGTTCCCTCGGGCCCCAGCTCCGTCTCTGCCAGGTGTCTGGGCTATTGCCCCTGCGGCCGGGGTCCTCCCTGCGGATCCGCACCCTCCCCTGGGCCCACCTCAAGGCTGCCCCCTTCCTCACCTACTTTGGACTCTTCCAAGTTCACTGAGGGGCCCCGGGCTCCCCAGCAGCCGCCCCACCCCGGGCTGCTCCTCCCCAGACCTGCCTCTCCCTCCGTGTAGGCTTCCCCGGGCTGGGCTCGCTCACGTGATGTCACCCAGAGAGTCCCATCGGTCCTGACAACTCCCCCCACCTCTGGCTCTCCCCCCTCACTGGCTCCCAAACCCCCATGTAGCTCCTGGCCGCAGCCCCCAGGACACTGCACTCTGGGTGACATGGGTCCCGAACAGCCGTCTTCAGGCACTAGGAAGGGCCGGAGGCCAGAGAGCCCGGGCCGGGAAGAGGCTGGGAGTTTCCGAATGTCAGAGGGAAGAGCCCGAGACGAGCCCCTCCCCTGATCATTCCCTGtggatttttaaaacagatattatttttattattattgtgacAAAATGTTGAGAAGTGGAGATTAAAGAGATTAAGCCACGGCCGCTCTTTTTATTGGGGCTGAGGGCGCACCCTCGGGTTAGCCGAGGGCCATGGGAAGGGGGtccgggcgggggcgggaggggagctGGGCACAGGGCACCTCGAATTCTGGGGCGACCCCCAGGCTTGGGAGTGGGGACCTCCGTGCCTCCAAGCCCGAGGCGGgagcagaggaggcagagaggcgAAAGGCAAAGtgccaggaaaaaaatcagtcctcTGCCCAAGGTCCAGCAGAGGCAGCCTCATTTACCTAGGAGGCGGGCTTCCTCCCGCGGGGAATCCCTGCGCGCAGGGCCCTTCCTCTTGGCAGCTTCGGACGTGCAGCAGGTGCTGGCACAAGCCCTGGCTGGGACGTGGGGCTCGCTCGAGCAGGCCCGCGCGGGGGCTCGGGGTCGGTCAGCGGGCCGCCGGGGGCCCAGGAATCCGGGAAGCTGCACCCCTGCGTCCAGGGGAGGAATTGTCCAGCAGCAGGGTGCTTGGGGCCAGCTCGTTCTCTCTTTGTCCAGAGCCTTATGTAAGAGCATTTCTCGGGAAACAGGAAGTCCTGCTTGCCAAGTTCAGCACAGGGAGTAGCGCAGGCCTTATTCCAACACACCCGGCCTGGCCTTAACCCCAGAACGCAGCCGGTTGCTTCTTGCTTCCGCGACCCTGGTTTTCCTCCTCACtgaccccctcccctcctttcccaccTGCCGTCCCTCTTAGCAACCGCCCCGGAGATCTCGCCTGGGCCCTGGCCAGAGGGTCTTCCACGCTCACCCCCTGACCTCCACGCTGCCCAGCTTGCCCCTCCGTTCTGGCTCCTGGCACCATGCCCCACCGCCAACCaaccttccctcccccacttctggGGCCGCCCCGGGGTTCCTACGCTCTGGCCGCTCCTCCTGGGTGTCACTGGCAGCCCCGTGCTTCCTAGAGAAACTGACACTAAATTCTCCTGAGGCTGGCGGAGGGTCTCGGGACAACACTGGCCCCGCAGCAGGGTGCCAGGAGCACCAACAGTGCCCTGAGCTTGCTTTCTGCCTCCGTCCTTTTCATTCTcaagttcctttttatttctcccttgcGTAACGCCCTTCTTCCCTtctgcacccccaccctcccGGTCACCTCCTTGCCACCCCACTCCTGAGCCCACAGCTGTTGGCAGGGTCCCCAGCTCATGCCAGCCTCATCTCCTTCCTTGCCAGCCCCTAAAGGGCCCCTGGGAGACATGGCCCCCATCCGAGAGCCGGCTCGCTCCGTTGCCCTCTGGTTGAGTTGGGGGGCGGCTCTGGGGGCTGTGGCTTGTGCCATGGTTCTGCTGACCCAACAAACAGAGCTGCAAACCCTAAGGAGAGAGGTGACCCGGCTGCAGAGGACCGGAGGGCCCTCcgagaagggggaaggggatcCATGGCAGAACCTCTGGGAGCAGGTGagtgaggggagaagggagaagggccGCTGGGAGAGAAGGATGGCTGGCAGGGTGGTCTCCGGGCCTCTTGCAACGTTTGCAATGGGTGTGAGAGAGGGTCCCGGGTTTGGAGGTCAAGGGGACAACCGTTCCAGGAAAGGAAATTGTTAAAGATTAATGCTTCTCGTACCTAACAGATCCTGGAGGACAGCCAGCACCAAGACTCAGGTTGCTGGGGAAAGGTGCAGGAGAGATGGGAggccttcctgggccagggggagGGCCGGGGGAAAGGCTTTCCGGGACCCCGGCATCTTGGCCTAACCCCGACCCTCTCTGCAGGAACAGAGCCCTGGCGGCGCGGAAGCCTGGGAGAACGGGGAGAGATCCCGGAGAAGGAGAGCCGTGCTCACCCGTAAACAGAAGAGTGAGCCTCTGGGGTGcagcaggggtgggaggtgaTCAAGCGGCAAGGCGACCCCGAGCCAGCGTGAGGGTGGAGGACTGACAGCCGGGCATCGGGGGGCGGAGGTGGGCACTGCTCAgatctcctccttctctcctcagAGAAGCGCTCAGTTCTGCATCTCGTTCCCACTAAcatcacctccaagggtgagcagTTTTCAGTAATGGTTTGGGGGGACGGGCGAGATCTAGGAACTGTGGGGCTGGTACCTGGGCCCACGACGAGAAGATGGCTGCGTGCGCCCCCAAATTCTGACTGCCACACTCCTCGCCTCCAGAGGACTCGGATGTGACAGAACTCATGTGGCAACCAGCTCTCAAGCGTGGGAGAGGTCTGGAGGCCCAAGGATACTTTGTTCGAGTCTGGGATGCTGGAGTTTATCTGCTGTACAGCCAGGTAACCCCAAACATACCCTGAGCCCCCCCAAGGGCCTGGAGTGGTGTTCCCCGGGAGTCTTGTCGTGCCCCAGGACTGGGGGGTCCCAACCGCCATTCACACCAAACTTAGGGGGCCCTTCTTCATTCCTCAGCTGCCTTGTCGGGGCTCCTGAGGCCGCCCGGAACTGAGCCACGCCATCCGGTTTTCTTCAAcgtctcctcccttccctgccagGTCCTGTTTCACGATGTGACTTTCACCATGGGTCAGGTGGTATCTCGGGAGGGCCAGGGAAGGCAGGAGACTCTATTCCGATGTATTCGAAGTATGCCCTCCAACCCCGACTGGGCCTACAATAGCTGCTACAGTGCAGGTGAGAGCATCTGGGCAGTGGAGGGTGGCTCTCCCACCTGCGGGTAGAGGTGGGGATGCTATGGCACGGGCCTGGAGCCTGGCTGGAGAGGAGGATCTGAGCAGTGAAGCAGAAAAGAGGGCCGAGTCGAAGGTGGGAGCGTGAAATCGAGGGCTCTGCATGTGCTTCACTGAGCATCATGTTTCTCCCTTTCTCAGGTGTGTTCCATTTACACCAAGGGGACATTCTGAGTGTTGTGATCCCCCGGGCCAGGGCGAAACTCAGCCTCTCTCCACATGGAACCTTCCTGGGAGTTGTGAAACTGTGATTGTGTTGTAAAGGTGGTTCTGAGCTTGGAAGACCAGGGTGGGTACATTTCGGAGACAGCCAAGAGCCGAGGAGACAAAGGACAGGGAACAGGCAGGAGCAGAGGCCTGTTCAGAGTTTGACTGGAACCCCAGGTTTGACAGCTCCTgactctcccttcctcctcctgctcccctccccccccggGGGGGTCTTTAAATTCATGGATATTAAAGAGACAGACtatcgttttctttttttttttttttaagttctccatCCAGCCCCAAATtgagggagttggggggggggatgtcaGGCATTGTCTAGACTTGCTCTGGATTCCCACTGGAATGCTTCCAGAACAGCACCACCATCTAGCGGCAGTTTGAGACAATCATCTTGCCTGTGGGCAGAAGTCACGAAGCCTCCCTCCACTCAGAAGAATCCTGGTCCCCTGTGCCACACCTCTCTCCAAGTACCCTCTGCCTCTTCACCCTACTGGCAACCTCTTCCTCACTTCCCTTTCTCCGTCTGTCGGGCCCCAGTTGCCGTCACTATTATCAGAGATGTAATTATTATGTGCCCGACAACGACGATCCCCTCGCAGCTACATTACTCAAGTTTTGCCTGTGACCCTCTCCATTGCCGTGGCGCGGCAGGCCACTCTCTAGAGTGGAAAGGTTCACCGGGAAGCCTCGGATGAATCATAAGCCCCAGTCCTGACACTCCTCTCATCTCTTTCTGCGCAAGCCCTgcctaaaattaaagaaataaatgaaacctcAGATCCATTTCCCCCACCGCTTTGTCTCAGCCGCGTCCCCGTACCGGGATCTCCCGGCACTCCCGGCCCGCCTCTGACACGCCTCAAGGGACGGGGACGCCAGGACCCCCAGCTCAGGCCGGCGAGCTGGTGGAACGCAAAACTACAcgcgcgggggagggggaggcgcgAGCCGCATGCGACACGCAGGCGCAAAAGAGCGAGTGCAGGGGCCGCCCCGTGCAGCTTCGGTGTAGCGAGTGTGCGCAGGCGCGGCCCTGCGTAGGGCTCGTGGGCGGGACGGTCCCGTGGCGTCTACGTTCTAGAGTAGGCGGGACTAGGCGCGTGGTGGCCGCGCCGGCGCGGTTCGCGGCGTGTGACGTGCTAATTGTGCGCCGCCACCGCCGGTGGGCCTGGGGCTCgcgggaggggaaggaggagaggaggaggcggaggagggggaggagggggaggtgggggctgaaGCGGAGCAAGAGGCGGCGCCGAGGGGCGGCTCCGCGGCGCGGAGCGGCGCGCGACCCAGAAGCGTTGGAATCCTGAATTGAGACGGCTGCGCCTGAAGACAGCAGGAGTGGCGGGGCCGCCGCCGTCGCCAGAGAGATGAGCCGGGAAGCCTGAGGCCGGAGACGCCCGCCCTCGGGCCTGTCCGCCCGGCTTCCCCGCTCCCGGTGAGGACGCCccgtcccctccccccagctctgcCGCGGCCTCTCCCATTCCTGGATCTCATTCCTACCTAAGCCGGGCCCAGGAGGCCCTCGAAGGGGCTTCTTCAGGTCCTTGCACGCCGAGCCGCCGAAGCCTGTACCGGTGCTGGGACGCGTTCCGGTCCCCGGGGACGGAGCGGGAGAGGGGGCTGGGCTAACCTTGCTCGACTCAGTTCTGTCCCAACGTCTTGCTTCGGCGGCCTGAGCGC includes these proteins:
- the TNFSF12 gene encoding tumor necrosis factor ligand superfamily member 12 isoform X1 → MAARRSQRRRGRRGEPGTALLAPLVLGLGLALACLGLLLAVVSLGSRASLSAQQEPSQGELVAEEDQEPLDLNPRTEESQDPVPFLKLVRPRRSASKGRKPRARRVIAAHYEVHPRPGQDGAQAGVDGTVSGWEEAKINSSNPLRYDRQSGQFLVTRAGLYYLYCQVHFDEGKAVYLKLDLLVDDTLALRCLEEFSATAASSLGPQLRLCQVSGLLPLRPGSSLRIRTLPWAHLKAAPFLTYFGLFQVH
- the TNFSF12 gene encoding tumor necrosis factor ligand superfamily member 12 (The RefSeq protein has 1 substitution compared to this genomic sequence); protein product: MAARRSQRRRGRRGEPGTALLAPLVLGLGLALACLGLLLAVVSLGSRASLSAQEPSQGELVAEEDQEPLDLNPRTEESQDPVPFLKLVRPRRSAPKGRKPRARRVIAAHYEVHPRPGQDGAQAGVDGTVSGWEEAKINSSNPLRYDRQSGQFLVTRAGLYYLYCQVHFDEGKAVYLKLDLLVDDTLALRCLEEFSATAASSLGPQLRLCQVSGLLPLRPGSSLRIRTLPWAHLKAAPFLTYFGLFQVH
- the TNFSF13 gene encoding tumor necrosis factor ligand superfamily member 13 isoform X2; its protein translation is MPASSPSLPAPKGPLGDMAPIREPARSVALWLSWGAALGAVACAMVLLTQQTELQTLRREVTRLQRTGGPSEKGEGDPWQNLWEQEQSPGGAEAWENGERSRRRRAVLTRKQKKDSDVTELMWQPALKRGRGLEAQGYFVRVWDAGVYLLYSQVLFHDVTFTMGQVVSREGQGRQETLFRCIRSMPSNPDWAYNSCYSAGVFHLHQGDILSVVIPRARAKLSLSPHGTFLGVVKL
- the TNFSF13 gene encoding tumor necrosis factor ligand superfamily member 13 (The RefSeq protein has 1 substitution compared to this genomic sequence); the encoded protein is MPASSPSLPAPKGPLGDMAPIREPARSVALWLSWGAALGAVACAMVLLTQQTELQTLRREVTRLQRTGGPSEKGEGDPWQNLWEQEQSPDGAEAWENGERSRRRRAVLTRKQKKKRSVLHLVPTNITSKEDSDVTELMWQPALKRGRGLEAQGYFVRVWDAGVYLLYSQVLFHDVTFTMGQVVSREGQGRQETLFRCIRSMPSNPDWAYNSCYSAGVFHLHQGDILSVVIPRARAKLSLSPHGTFLGVVKL
- the TNFSF13 gene encoding tumor necrosis factor ligand superfamily member 13 isoform X1, with the translated sequence MAPIREPARSVALWLSWGAALGAVACAMVLLTQQTELQTLRREVTRLQRTGGPSEKGEGDPWQNLWEQILEDSQHQDSGCWGKEQSPGGAEAWENGERSRRRRAVLTRKQKKKRSVLHLVPTNITSKEDSDVTELMWQPALKRGRGLEAQGYFVRVWDAGVYLLYSQVLFHDVTFTMGQVVSREGQGRQETLFRCIRSMPSNPDWAYNSCYSAGVFHLHQGDILSVVIPRARAKLSLSPHGTFLGVVKL